From one Planktothrix sp. FACHB-1365 genomic stretch:
- a CDS encoding PAS domain S-box protein — translation MFSPEGNTLSQVIHTVSEIPFDDLTHLASYLAQAPIALITFRDTTHQWLKSQVGLTGTIHPYLNFCEFIMELHAPPESRMEDRAEPENSVRFVDTYQSLKQPPKQIIIPDTCKDKRLATQPLVTGEQPIRFYLGIPLMTTDHVMLGMISIMDYHPRELSGDTLDALQSLSHQIISQINLHRQLIQTKTKFNQLEHIINERKQVWEVVRQERDFVCAVLDTVSALVIVLDPDGKIIRFNRTCEELSGYLAQEVEGKTLDELGLTLFPVANPSNLASESIMIEFDEPPKPRKNQQSSPQVDSASDSTLGETEWIRPDGQRHWIAWSHTALLQPNGLISHLIITGIDITERKQSQERLGLLERAITASPSGIVISDFTQPDCPIIYCNPAFERLTGYAQEEVLGRNCRLLQGEDTDPTELARIRHAITHQQDCVATLKNYRKDGRYFWNELSISPVRDREGRLTHFIGIQTDITHRKQSEDALRESEARYRLLADHATDLISRHSPDGIYLYASPASRQLLGYEPEELIGQSLYELIHPEDLDVVNPKCLLLQNSLDIYTISYRIRCRNGNYIWFESTCHGLENQDSETLDEMIAVSRNITERKQAETLLLERSRLSQLEAEVGTALGHGGSIAGILGRCTDAIAQYPKISGVGIWTLNLQSNLLDLQASAGLTVYEDHLTETDVLSHNLSYPLPGTRHQTLNFPLVVEGRLVGLMGICSDEILNQEAQGVLGWVANALAVGIDRVKAREELQSRREGLLFRLASQIRDSLDIDTILGTAVNEIRALLQVDQCHFLWYLPMQPNQQPSFTVTHEAQNPNLFNGLQDYPPAQIPLLAEKIRMATTIQIDNIETTTVLDESTRQFFQQAGIFSLLLLPLETRSGQRGAVVCNHYQVFRPWRESEVELLRAVVDQLAIAIDQAELYAQTRAAALAAQTQAFHLSEALQDLKQKEAQLIQSEKMSSLGQMVAGVAHEINNPVNFIYGNLTYAKEYTQDILELLALYQDIYPNPTPEIQEKSHEIELEFLMEDLPKILSSMEMGADRIRQIVVSLRNFSRLDEAEMKPVNIHDGIDSTLLILQNRLKPKGAFQGIELIKDYGKLPRVECYAGQLNQVFMNILSNAIDALEHQPEPRIIKISTDVIHPNFSDKKCKFPPLDQVRIIIRDNGPGIEDKVKNRLFDPFFTTKPVGKGTGLGLSISYKIVVDQHRGDIHCYRDQDNFTVFEISIPISQKEQPSELVFE, via the coding sequence ATGTTTAGCCCAGAGGGCAATACTCTTTCTCAGGTCATCCACACGGTTTCTGAAATTCCCTTTGATGATTTGACTCACTTAGCGTCTTATCTGGCTCAGGCACCCATTGCTTTAATTACATTTCGCGATACCACCCATCAGTGGTTGAAATCTCAAGTGGGTTTAACCGGAACAATACACCCGTATTTAAACTTCTGTGAGTTTATCATGGAATTGCACGCTCCACCGGAATCGAGGATGGAGGATAGGGCTGAACCGGAAAATTCAGTCCGGTTTGTAGACACCTATCAAAGCTTAAAGCAACCTCCAAAACAGATTATTATTCCTGATACTTGCAAGGATAAACGTTTGGCAACCCAACCCTTAGTTACAGGGGAGCAACCCATTCGATTTTATCTCGGTATTCCTTTAATGACGACGGATCACGTCATGTTAGGAATGATTTCTATTATGGATTATCATCCCCGTGAATTGTCCGGCGACACCCTCGACGCTTTACAATCCCTGAGTCATCAAATTATTAGCCAAATCAATTTACATCGTCAACTGATTCAGACAAAAACCAAATTTAATCAACTCGAACATATTATTAATGAACGTAAGCAAGTTTGGGAAGTGGTTCGTCAAGAACGGGACTTTGTTTGCGCCGTTCTCGATACCGTCAGCGCCTTAGTGATTGTCCTTGATCCCGATGGTAAAATTATTCGCTTTAATCGCACCTGTGAAGAATTAAGCGGATATTTAGCCCAGGAAGTCGAGGGAAAAACCTTAGATGAATTGGGATTAACCCTATTTCCCGTCGCTAACCCTAGCAACTTGGCGTCAGAATCAATCATGATTGAGTTTGACGAACCTCCCAAACCTCGAAAAAATCAACAATCTTCTCCTCAAGTTGACTCCGCTTCCGACTCCACCCTGGGGGAAACCGAATGGATTCGACCCGATGGCCAACGCCATTGGATTGCCTGGTCACATACAGCTTTGCTACAACCTAATGGTTTAATCAGTCATCTGATTATCACCGGGATTGATATCACCGAACGCAAACAGTCCCAAGAACGTCTGGGACTTTTAGAACGGGCGATTACAGCGAGTCCCAGTGGGATTGTAATTAGTGATTTTACTCAACCAGATTGTCCGATTATTTACTGTAATCCCGCCTTTGAACGGTTAACGGGCTATGCTCAGGAAGAAGTGTTAGGACGCAATTGTCGATTACTGCAAGGGGAAGATACTGATCCCACTGAACTAGCCCGCATTCGTCATGCCATTACCCATCAGCAGGATTGTGTTGCCACCCTCAAAAATTACCGTAAAGATGGTCGGTACTTTTGGAATGAACTCTCGATTTCTCCGGTGCGTGACCGAGAAGGACGTTTAACCCATTTTATTGGTATACAAACGGATATTACCCACCGCAAACAATCGGAAGATGCTTTGCGAGAAAGTGAAGCTCGTTATCGGCTTTTAGCCGATCATGCTACGGATTTAATTTCCCGACATAGCCCTGATGGCATTTATTTATATGCTTCTCCAGCCAGTCGGCAACTTTTGGGATATGAACCTGAAGAATTGATCGGACAATCGTTATATGAGTTGATTCACCCGGAGGATTTAGATGTTGTTAACCCAAAATGTTTGCTCCTGCAAAATAGTTTAGATATTTACACGATTAGTTATCGAATTCGATGTCGCAATGGAAACTATATTTGGTTTGAAAGTACCTGTCATGGGTTGGAAAATCAGGATTCAGAAACTCTTGATGAAATGATTGCTGTTTCCCGCAATATTACCGAACGAAAACAAGCGGAAACTCTCTTATTAGAGCGCTCACGACTCTCTCAGTTAGAAGCAGAAGTGGGAACCGCCCTCGGACATGGAGGGTCAATTGCTGGGATTTTGGGCCGTTGTACAGATGCGATCGCCCAATACCCCAAAATCTCAGGGGTAGGAATTTGGACATTGAATCTTCAAAGTAATCTATTAGATTTGCAAGCGAGTGCGGGGTTAACGGTTTATGAAGACCATCTAACCGAAACTGATGTTTTAAGCCATAACCTTTCCTATCCTCTCCCCGGAACTAGACACCAAACCCTTAATTTTCCTTTGGTGGTGGAAGGTCGTTTAGTGGGGTTGATGGGGATTTGTAGTGATGAAATCCTGAATCAGGAAGCACAAGGGGTATTGGGATGGGTGGCGAATGCCTTGGCCGTTGGTATTGATCGGGTGAAGGCGCGGGAAGAGTTACAAAGTCGCCGGGAAGGGTTACTGTTTCGTTTAGCCAGTCAAATTCGGGATTCTTTAGATATTGATACGATTTTAGGCACGGCGGTGAATGAAATTCGAGCGTTGTTGCAAGTGGATCAATGCCATTTTCTTTGGTATTTGCCGATGCAGCCGAATCAACAACCGAGTTTTACCGTTACCCACGAGGCGCAAAATCCTAATTTATTTAATGGGTTACAGGATTATCCCCCGGCTCAAATTCCTCTATTGGCGGAAAAAATTCGCATGGCGACCACGATTCAAATTGATAATATCGAAACAACAACCGTGTTGGATGAATCGACCCGTCAGTTTTTCCAGCAGGCGGGGATTTTTTCGTTGTTGCTGTTACCGTTAGAAACGCGCTCAGGTCAACGGGGGGCGGTGGTTTGTAATCATTATCAAGTGTTTCGACCTTGGCGGGAAAGTGAGGTGGAGCTTTTACGGGCGGTGGTGGATCAGTTAGCGATCGCCATTGACCAAGCTGAATTATACGCCCAAACCCGCGCCGCCGCCTTAGCAGCCCAAACCCAAGCGTTTCATCTGAGTGAAGCATTACAGGATTTGAAACAAAAGGAAGCCCAGTTAATTCAAAGTGAAAAAATGTCTTCTTTAGGACAAATGGTGGCGGGAGTTGCCCATGAAATTAATAATCCGGTTAATTTTATTTATGGGAATCTGACTTATGCTAAAGAATATACTCAAGATATTTTAGAATTATTGGCATTGTATCAAGATATTTATCCCAATCCCACTCCAGAAATTCAAGAAAAATCCCACGAAATTGAATTAGAGTTTTTAATGGAAGATTTACCTAAAATTCTATCTTCAATGGAAATGGGGGCGGATCGGATTCGTCAAATTGTGGTGTCTTTGAGAAACTTCTCTCGATTAGATGAAGCCGAAATGAAGCCTGTTAATATTCATGATGGCATTGATAGCACCCTTTTAATTTTACAAAATCGCTTAAAACCTAAAGGCGCTTTTCAGGGGATTGAGTTAATTAAAGATTATGGCAAATTACCGAGGGTGGAGTGTTATGCTGGACAGTTAAATCAGGTTTTTATGAATATTTTGAGTAATGCTATTGATGCCTTAGAACATCAACCTGAACCTCGAATTATTAAAATTAGTACGGATGTGATTCATCCAAATTTCAGCGATAAAAAATGTAAATTTCCGCCTTTAGATCAAGTCAGAATTATTATTCGAGATAATGGCCCTGGAATTGAAGATAAAGTTAAAAATCGATTGTTTGATCCGTTTTTTACCACAAAACCTGTCGGAAAAGGAACGGGTTTAGGGTTATCCATTAGTTATAAAATTGTTGTTGATCAGCATCGAGGAGATATTCATTGTTATCGAGATCAAGACAATTTCACCGTGTTTGAAATTTCCATTCCTATTTCTCAAAAAGAACAACCTTCAGAATTAGTTTTTGAATAA
- a CDS encoding extracellular solute-binding protein: MKRRFFLQGMSTLTLSSVVAGCRDVPWHVSTALRVEVLKGSVPVQMVSKFRQQVEQDGVDFVPQPQLNNLFRVLQKSKSPSSPQSSSQADLVMIGDFWLNSAIQQQLIQPFDPKLWPQWSQLPPRWQNIVRRNSEGKFDSKGKIWAAPYRSGSTVIIYRVDKFKALGWTPQDWSDLWRPELRHRISLPNQAREVIGLTLKKLGYSYNTADLSQVKNLESELLKLHQNVRLYDSNSYLKPLILGDTWLAVGWSTDISPEVQYQNGLAAVVPKSGTALWLDLWVKPAKVQASPTATLGDQWIDFCWSPQVATQLSLLTATTSPIILGMNPEELPQSLRENPLLLPQSSILEKSDFLQPLSQNSIKQYQQLWEKIRLGT, translated from the coding sequence GTGAAGCGAAGGTTTTTTCTACAAGGAATGAGTACCTTAACCTTGAGTAGTGTCGTAGCCGGATGTAGAGACGTGCCATGGCACGTCTCTACGGCGCTCAGGGTTGAAGTTCTTAAAGGCTCTGTTCCCGTGCAAATGGTGAGCAAGTTTCGCCAACAAGTTGAGCAAGACGGAGTTGATTTTGTTCCTCAACCCCAACTCAACAATTTATTTAGAGTATTACAAAAATCGAAATCCCCATCTTCTCCTCAGTCATCATCTCAAGCTGATTTGGTCATGATTGGAGATTTCTGGTTAAATTCTGCCATTCAACAACAACTGATTCAACCTTTTGATCCTAAATTATGGCCGCAATGGTCACAACTTCCCCCCCGTTGGCAAAATATTGTCCGACGGAATTCTGAAGGTAAATTTGATTCTAAAGGAAAAATTTGGGCGGCGCCTTATCGTTCAGGAAGTACCGTGATTATTTATCGGGTTGATAAGTTTAAGGCTTTAGGATGGACACCTCAAGACTGGAGTGATTTATGGCGTCCAGAATTGCGTCATCGGATTTCTTTACCGAATCAAGCCAGAGAAGTTATTGGTTTAACGTTAAAAAAATTAGGCTATTCTTATAATACTGCCGATTTAAGCCAAGTCAAAAATTTAGAATCTGAACTGCTTAAACTGCATCAAAATGTTAGACTTTATGACTCTAATAGTTATCTAAAACCGTTAATTTTAGGAGATACTTGGTTAGCCGTTGGTTGGTCTACGGATATTTCTCCAGAAGTACAATATCAAAATGGATTAGCCGCCGTTGTTCCCAAATCGGGTACTGCTTTATGGTTAGATTTATGGGTGAAACCTGCAAAGGTTCAAGCCTCTCCTACGGCGACTTTAGGAGATCAATGGATTGATTTTTGTTGGTCGCCTCAAGTCGCAACTCAACTGTCATTATTAACCGCAACAACATCTCCGATTATTTTAGGAATGAACCCGGAAGAGTTACCCCAATCATTAAGAGAAAATCCGCTATTATTGCCTCAATCTTCTATTTTAGAAAAAAGTGATTTCCTCCAGCCCCTTTCCCAAAATTCTATCAAACAGTATCAACAATTATGGGAAAAAATCAGACTGGGAACCTAG